A DNA window from Niabella yanshanensis contains the following coding sequences:
- a CDS encoding glycoside hydrolase family 43 protein has translation MIKFGFSQLLSAAMAVLLMVSFDATAQKKKKASTVAAGTNVPVFTRFSYTGNDEVYANNPLKEDEFYNPILQGCYPDPSIVRRGDDYFLVASSFSMFPGVPIFHSTDLVNWKQIGHVLDRPSQLKVEKSGISAGIYAPSIKYNKNNETFYMITTQIASGIGNMVVKTKDPFKGWGEVKKLNFPGIDPSIFFDDDGKAYVVHNDEHADRSKILYNGHRIIRQWEYDLEKDEVIPGTDVVLVDGGVDLSQKPIWIEAPHMYKKNGKYYLMCAEGGTGDNHSEVIFISDSPKGPFKPALNNPILTQRYFPADRKDKIDWAGHADMVEGKDGKHYAVFLGIRPNAKNRVNTGRETFIIPVDWSGTFPVYENGLVPLKPKLKLPQGVTNQTGTNGFFPSGNFTFTDNFTAANLDYRWIAMRGPREEFITTSPKGGITIKPFEANIKAVAPVSALFHRQQHSSFEAAVTMNYVPKSEKDLAGIVCYQGEAFNYVFGVTKKDNDYYLLLAKNARERQAGPPRPGSVVPSTIIASTKIDVKKPIQLKIAASRQDEYTFSYSTNGTNFQTVGDAVSGDILSTNVAGGFTGALIGLYATSGNDILP, from the coding sequence ATGATAAAGTTTGGTTTTTCTCAATTACTATCGGCGGCAATGGCGGTTCTGCTGATGGTTTCTTTTGACGCAACGGCGCAAAAGAAGAAAAAGGCATCCACCGTAGCAGCGGGTACGAATGTGCCTGTTTTTACCCGGTTCTCTTATACCGGGAATGACGAAGTGTATGCCAACAATCCTTTAAAGGAAGATGAATTCTATAATCCGATTCTACAGGGGTGCTATCCCGATCCCAGCATTGTTAGAAGAGGAGATGATTATTTCCTGGTAGCCTCTTCGTTTTCTATGTTTCCCGGTGTTCCTATTTTTCATTCAACTGATTTGGTAAACTGGAAGCAGATCGGCCACGTACTGGACAGGCCCTCTCAGTTAAAGGTAGAAAAATCGGGTATCTCAGCTGGTATTTATGCACCTTCTATAAAGTATAATAAGAATAACGAAACCTTTTACATGATAACCACCCAGATTGCAAGTGGTATCGGCAATATGGTTGTTAAAACCAAAGATCCTTTTAAAGGATGGGGCGAAGTTAAGAAGCTAAACTTCCCGGGTATAGATCCTTCTATATTTTTTGATGACGACGGCAAAGCATATGTGGTTCATAATGATGAGCATGCAGACCGCTCGAAGATCTTATATAACGGGCATAGAATTATTCGCCAATGGGAGTACGATCTGGAGAAAGATGAGGTGATCCCTGGTACTGATGTGGTATTGGTAGATGGTGGTGTGGATCTATCACAAAAACCTATTTGGATTGAGGCACCTCACATGTATAAAAAGAACGGTAAATACTACCTGATGTGTGCCGAAGGGGGTACGGGAGATAACCATAGTGAGGTTATTTTTATCAGTGATAGTCCTAAAGGACCTTTTAAGCCGGCATTAAATAACCCTATTCTTACACAAAGATATTTCCCGGCTGACCGGAAAGATAAGATCGACTGGGCCGGACATGCGGATATGGTTGAAGGGAAAGATGGAAAGCATTATGCGGTATTTTTAGGTATTCGCCCTAATGCTAAAAACCGGGTAAACACGGGCAGGGAAACATTTATTATCCCCGTTGACTGGTCGGGTACTTTCCCCGTTTATGAAAATGGATTAGTTCCATTGAAACCCAAATTAAAACTGCCTCAGGGCGTAACCAACCAAACCGGTACCAACGGTTTTTTTCCTTCGGGTAATTTTACCTTCACCGATAACTTTACTGCAGCTAACCTCGATTACAGGTGGATCGCGATGAGAGGCCCCCGTGAAGAATTTATTACTACGTCTCCTAAGGGTGGCATAACTATTAAACCCTTTGAGGCAAATATCAAAGCGGTAGCACCGGTTTCGGCGTTATTTCACCGGCAACAGCATTCCAGTTTTGAGGCGGCGGTGACCATGAACTATGTACCTAAATCGGAGAAAGACTTAGCAGGTATTGTTTGCTACCAGGGCGAGGCATTTAACTATGTATTCGGAGTTACAAAAAAGGATAACGACTATTACCTGTTACTCGCCAAAAATGCGAGGGAAAGACAGGCAGGTCCTCCACGGCCGGGTAGTGTTGTACCTTCCACGATCATAGCCAGCACTAAAATTGATGTAAAGAAACCGATTCAGTTAAAGATAGCTGCATCCCGGCAGGATGAGTACACTTTTAGCTATTCCACAAACGGCACTAATTTCCAGACTGTAGGCGACGCCGTATCAGGCGATATTCTCTCTACCAATGTAGCAGGTGGTTTTACCGGCGCCCTAATTGGTTTATATGCCACATCGGGTAATGATATTTTACCGTAG
- a CDS encoding glycoside hydrolase family 97 protein: MKFSILFAALSVLLAASSRAQDAIVVSPDKQLSVKVSVNNGRAEYAVSYKGKVMLENSPLGFRTNEGDFATGVKYLSKEEGVVNKSYTQDRIKRSEIQYQSNKLTYSVENAKQQKVNIVFQVSNNDIAFRYELPVWKDRQSCVIELETTGYKFPAQTTTFLSAMMGSMTGFARTAPSYESGYEADGPLGKPTRNNDGYVFPGLFRIGSDGWVLLSETGVSSLYCAAHLSDGTKDGLYSILYPNIKQNNGFGSTGAAISLPGVTPWRTITVGSNLKPIVETTIPYDLVDPLYEPSQPYKMGKSTWSWIVWQDASMNYDDQVKYIDLAASLGYEYILMDAFWDANIGKERMKELIKYANSKKVDVFLWYNSNGSFNDAPQGPKNKMNTSIARKHEMKWLKEAGVKGLKVDFLGGDKQETMRLYEDILSDANDYGLMIIFHGATLPRGWERMYPNFVGAEAVVASEMLIFSQGVREAEAYNASLHPFIRNTVASMEFGGSLLNKYLVKSNEGRNKRLTTDAFQLATAVLFQNPVQMFGLTPNNLTDVPAFEIDFMKTVPTTWNETLYIDGYPGKYAVIARRNNSQWYVAGVNGQKEPVKIKIQLPMFAGKKVSMYNDDKEKVTFLKEVTVKKNGELEVEMQSGGGFVIK; encoded by the coding sequence ATGAAATTTTCAATCTTATTCGCTGCGTTGAGTGTGCTTTTGGCAGCAAGTAGCAGGGCTCAGGATGCCATAGTAGTAAGCCCTGATAAACAGTTAAGCGTAAAGGTATCCGTAAATAATGGCAGGGCTGAGTATGCTGTAAGCTACAAAGGGAAAGTGATGCTGGAGAACTCGCCGCTGGGATTTAGAACCAACGAAGGCGATTTTGCAACAGGTGTTAAATACCTAAGTAAAGAGGAGGGTGTGGTGAACAAGAGTTATACTCAGGATCGTATTAAAAGGTCGGAAATACAGTATCAGTCCAACAAACTCACCTATTCAGTTGAAAACGCCAAGCAGCAAAAAGTAAATATCGTTTTCCAGGTGAGCAATAATGATATCGCCTTCAGGTACGAGTTGCCGGTTTGGAAAGACCGCCAGAGCTGTGTAATAGAATTGGAAACTACGGGCTACAAGTTCCCTGCGCAAACGACTACTTTTCTTTCTGCTATGATGGGGTCTATGACCGGGTTTGCGCGTACAGCGCCCAGTTATGAGAGTGGATACGAGGCAGACGGGCCGTTGGGGAAACCCACACGCAATAACGACGGGTATGTGTTTCCGGGCTTGTTTCGTATTGGGTCAGATGGTTGGGTGTTACTCTCAGAAACAGGTGTGAGCAGTTTGTATTGTGCTGCTCATTTGAGCGATGGTACTAAAGACGGTTTATATAGCATTCTCTATCCTAATATAAAACAAAATAATGGTTTTGGCAGCACGGGTGCAGCAATAAGTTTGCCAGGCGTAACGCCCTGGAGAACGATTACCGTAGGCAGTAACCTGAAACCTATCGTAGAAACTACGATTCCTTACGATTTGGTCGACCCCCTGTATGAACCCTCTCAGCCATATAAAATGGGTAAGTCAACCTGGAGCTGGATTGTTTGGCAGGATGCCAGTATGAACTATGATGACCAGGTAAAATACATAGACCTGGCTGCTTCGCTTGGCTATGAGTATATTTTGATGGATGCTTTCTGGGATGCCAATATCGGCAAAGAGCGTATGAAGGAACTGATAAAATATGCCAACTCGAAAAAGGTAGATGTTTTTCTATGGTACAACTCTAACGGATCTTTCAATGATGCACCTCAAGGGCCTAAAAACAAAATGAATACCTCTATTGCCCGCAAGCACGAAATGAAATGGTTAAAAGAAGCAGGAGTGAAAGGTTTGAAAGTAGACTTTCTGGGTGGCGACAAGCAGGAAACCATGCGCCTTTATGAAGATATATTATCAGACGCCAACGATTACGGGCTGATGATCATTTTCCATGGCGCTACCTTGCCTCGTGGCTGGGAAAGAATGTATCCTAATTTTGTAGGAGCAGAAGCAGTAGTAGCTTCTGAAATGCTGATCTTTTCACAGGGTGTGCGCGAAGCAGAAGCTTATAATGCCTCCTTACATCCTTTTATACGTAACACGGTTGCCAGCATGGAGTTTGGAGGTAGCTTACTGAACAAGTACCTGGTAAAGAGCAATGAAGGACGTAATAAGCGCTTAACTACCGATGCTTTTCAGCTGGCAACAGCGGTACTGTTCCAGAACCCGGTTCAGATGTTTGGCTTAACACCCAATAATCTTACGGATGTGCCGGCCTTTGAAATAGATTTCATGAAAACAGTTCCCACTACCTGGAATGAAACCCTGTATATAGACGGATACCCGGGTAAGTATGCCGTTATTGCAAGAAGAAACAATAGTCAATGGTATGTAGCCGGCGTAAACGGGCAAAAAGAGCCGGTTAAAATAAAAATTCAATTACCCATGTTTGCGGGAAAAAAAGTGAGCATGTATAACGACGATAAGGAAAAAGTAACTTTTTTAAAAGAGGTAACGGTGAAGAAAAACGGCGAGCTGGAAGTTGAAATGCAGTCTGGCGGAGGCTTTGTGATAAAGTAA
- a CDS encoding glycoside hydrolase family 95 protein: MIRATINSLFERCINYKSSRFMMAWLLVGFFLMNNDAKGQDLKLWYNEPAKAWVEALPLGNSRLGAMVYGIPQREELQLNEETIWGGGPYRNDNPNALQALPEAQKLVFEGRTKEADKLVNQNFFTKMHGMPFQTAGSVILKFPGHETNSAYYRELDIDRAVALTRYNVDGVTYTRETFSSFVDNVIIMRITASKKGAVNFDLSYTKPAPFKVSAKNNVLVMEGKGASHEGIDAKIIYQMHSAVKTNDGKVSFTDSTLSVYGATVATLYISIGTNFIDYKTVGADYEKKAAAWLSAAMTKDYASAIKNHAAFYAKQFNRFKLDLGKNVEASKLPTTQRIINYRTTQDPSLVTLLAQFGRYLLISSSQPGGQAANLQGIWCNAMYPPWDSKYTININAEMNYWPAEVTNLSENHQPFIQMVKELSQSGRETAQVMYGADGWTAHHNTDIWRVTGPIDFAAAGMWPTGGAWVSQHLWEHYLYTGDKKYLADVYPAMKGSADFFLSALVKHPANGWMVVSPSVSPEQGPLSAGTTMDNQLVFDILTRTAEANKILGGDAAYRAKLLNMVKKLPPMQIGKHTQLQEWLEDKDDPKNEHRHVSHLYGLYPGDQVSPYTHPKLFEAARNSLVYRGDKATGWSIGWKVNLWARLLDGNHAYTIVNNMLTLAGGNNGDGRTYPNMFTAHPPFQIDGNFGLTAGVAEMILQSHDGAVHLLPAIPDIWKDGSVSGIVARGGFEISMTWKKGEVTEISVVSKLGGNLRLRAYNGLKAANLKPAKGANPNTFFTKPAIADPSVSDQASFKGAGLKTVYEYDLATKAGGRYVIFKK, from the coding sequence ATGATTCGGGCTACAATCAATTCATTATTTGAAAGGTGTATCAACTATAAAAGCAGTCGCTTTATGATGGCATGGCTGCTGGTTGGTTTCTTTTTGATGAACAACGACGCTAAAGGACAGGATCTGAAGCTTTGGTACAATGAACCAGCCAAGGCATGGGTAGAAGCGCTGCCCTTAGGCAACTCGCGCCTGGGTGCAATGGTGTACGGAATTCCGCAAAGGGAGGAGCTTCAACTGAATGAGGAGACTATTTGGGGGGGAGGGCCTTACCGCAACGATAATCCCAATGCGCTGCAGGCGTTACCGGAAGCGCAGAAGCTGGTTTTTGAAGGTAGAACAAAAGAAGCGGACAAGCTGGTGAATCAAAATTTCTTTACTAAAATGCATGGCATGCCCTTTCAGACTGCGGGAAGTGTGATACTAAAGTTTCCGGGACATGAAACAAATAGTGCTTACTATCGTGAACTGGACATTGACCGTGCCGTGGCCTTAACGCGCTACAATGTTGACGGTGTAACCTATACGCGTGAAACCTTTTCGTCTTTCGTAGATAATGTAATCATCATGCGTATTACAGCCAGCAAAAAAGGAGCGGTGAATTTTGACCTTAGCTATACCAAACCGGCACCGTTTAAGGTGTCTGCTAAAAACAATGTGTTGGTAATGGAAGGTAAGGGGGCTAGCCACGAGGGGATTGACGCCAAAATAATATACCAAATGCATTCGGCTGTGAAAACCAATGATGGTAAAGTGTCTTTTACCGATAGCACCCTTTCCGTGTATGGTGCTACTGTAGCTACTTTATATATTTCTATTGGTACCAATTTTATCGATTATAAAACGGTTGGAGCTGATTATGAGAAAAAAGCTGCCGCTTGGCTTTCGGCAGCGATGACCAAAGACTATGCATCGGCTATTAAAAACCATGCTGCATTTTATGCGAAACAGTTTAACCGTTTTAAGTTAGACCTCGGTAAAAATGTGGAGGCATCAAAATTGCCTACCACGCAACGGATCATTAATTATCGTACTACACAGGATCCGTCATTGGTGACACTGCTGGCACAATTCGGCCGTTACCTGTTGATATCTTCTTCACAACCAGGTGGGCAGGCGGCTAACCTGCAAGGTATCTGGTGCAATGCTATGTATCCGCCCTGGGATAGCAAATACACGATCAATATCAATGCAGAGATGAATTACTGGCCGGCAGAGGTTACCAATTTATCGGAAAACCACCAGCCTTTTATACAAATGGTAAAAGAGCTCAGCCAGAGTGGCCGTGAAACAGCTCAGGTAATGTATGGCGCTGATGGATGGACGGCACATCACAATACCGATATCTGGCGGGTGACAGGCCCCATTGATTTTGCTGCCGCAGGCATGTGGCCAACGGGTGGCGCCTGGGTAAGCCAGCATTTATGGGAACACTATTTATACACGGGTGATAAAAAATACCTGGCTGATGTATATCCTGCTATGAAAGGCTCAGCTGATTTTTTCCTCAGCGCTTTAGTCAAACATCCCGCAAATGGATGGATGGTAGTGTCTCCCTCAGTTTCACCTGAGCAGGGTCCGCTTTCGGCAGGAACTACGATGGATAATCAACTGGTGTTTGATATTTTAACAAGAACCGCGGAGGCCAACAAAATTTTGGGCGGCGATGCGGCTTACCGTGCTAAGCTTTTAAATATGGTAAAAAAACTGCCGCCTATGCAAATCGGTAAGCACACGCAATTGCAGGAATGGCTGGAAGATAAAGATGATCCTAAAAACGAACACCGTCATGTATCTCATTTATATGGATTATATCCCGGCGATCAGGTGTCTCCTTACACACATCCGAAATTATTTGAAGCTGCCCGTAACTCACTGGTATATCGCGGCGACAAAGCTACCGGCTGGTCCATAGGCTGGAAGGTCAATCTCTGGGCGCGTTTGCTCGACGGTAATCATGCTTATACGATCGTTAATAATATGCTTACACTGGCAGGCGGTAATAACGGGGATGGAAGAACTTATCCGAATATGTTCACTGCCCATCCGCCATTCCAGATTGATGGTAATTTTGGGTTAACAGCCGGCGTTGCAGAAATGATCCTGCAAAGCCATGATGGCGCGGTACATCTTTTACCGGCAATACCCGATATCTGGAAGGATGGTTCAGTATCCGGTATTGTAGCCCGTGGCGGATTTGAAATTTCTATGACATGGAAAAAAGGGGAGGTGACCGAGATTTCGGTAGTATCGAAATTAGGAGGCAACCTTCGCCTGCGTGCTTACAATGGGCTGAAAGCCGCTAATTTGAAACCGGCTAAAGGCGCCAATCCTAATACATTTTTTACTAAGCCGGCGATAGCAGATCCATCGGTTTCCGATCAGGCATCTTTTAAGGGAGCCGGCCTTAAAACAGTGTATGAATATGATTTAGCTACCAAAGCTGGCGGCAGGTATGTCATCTTCAAGAAATAA
- a CDS encoding Gfo/Idh/MocA family protein gives MQRKNGKLGIALVGLGGYATGQLAPALLHTNDCYLAAIVTGTPSKIPVWQDQYHISDKNIYDYSNFDRIKDNKDVDIVYVVLPNNMHAEFTIRAAQAGKHVICEKPMAITVSDCDRMIEACKKANVSLSIGYRLHFEPYNKEMMRCGREKLYGAIQQLSGGFGFKAGPNQWRLTQKYAGGGPLMDLGIYVVQALCYTAGMLPVSVAAQEGTKTDPERFKEVEQSLTWQFEFPGGLIGKGESSYEDHFNYIRAEADKGVFELTSAYNYNGQRGNTPAGNMSFAQVNQQILQMDAFARSVKNRQASIVPGGMGRRDVIYLQAIYEAMRSGKKIRI, from the coding sequence ATGCAAAGAAAAAATGGTAAACTGGGTATCGCTCTGGTCGGTCTTGGCGGATATGCAACAGGCCAGTTGGCCCCTGCATTACTGCATACAAATGATTGCTATCTGGCGGCCATTGTCACCGGCACGCCCTCGAAAATCCCGGTATGGCAGGATCAGTATCATATCTCCGATAAAAATATTTATGACTATTCGAACTTCGATCGTATTAAAGACAACAAGGATGTAGATATTGTATATGTTGTTTTGCCGAATAATATGCATGCCGAATTTACCATCCGGGCCGCTCAGGCGGGTAAGCATGTCATTTGTGAAAAGCCAATGGCCATTACAGTGTCGGATTGCGACAGGATGATTGAAGCCTGTAAAAAAGCTAATGTTTCATTAAGTATTGGATATCGACTGCATTTTGAACCATATAATAAGGAAATGATGCGATGCGGGAGGGAAAAGTTATACGGCGCAATTCAGCAACTATCCGGTGGATTTGGGTTCAAGGCTGGTCCCAATCAATGGCGTCTTACTCAGAAATATGCGGGTGGCGGACCATTGATGGACCTGGGGATTTATGTGGTACAGGCCCTGTGTTACACCGCTGGTATGCTCCCCGTATCGGTTGCGGCGCAGGAGGGCACAAAAACAGATCCGGAACGGTTTAAAGAGGTAGAGCAATCCCTGACCTGGCAATTTGAATTTCCTGGCGGGTTGATCGGCAAAGGGGAAAGTAGTTATGAGGATCATTTCAATTATATCCGCGCAGAAGCCGACAAAGGTGTTTTTGAATTGACTTCCGCCTACAACTACAACGGGCAAAGGGGAAATACCCCCGCCGGCAATATGAGCTTTGCTCAGGTAAACCAGCAGATCCTGCAAATGGACGCTTTCGCCCGGTCTGTAAAAAACAGACAGGCTTCGATAGTGCCGGGCGGAATGGGACGCAGGGATGTAATTTACCTGCAGGCTATTTATGAAGCAATGCGATCAGGAAAAAAAATAAGAATCTGA
- a CDS encoding IlvD/Edd family dehydratase gives MKKKLRSHDWFGRKDKDGIIYRSWMKNQGMPTDMFDGRPVIGICNTFSELTPCNAHFRDHAEAVKKGVLEAGGFPVEFPVMSLGETLLKPTAMLFRNLASMDAEESIRGNPIDGVVLLTGCDKTTPSTVMGAASVGLPTIVVPGGPMLNGRYKGQTIGSGTHVWKFDEDMKTGKMTQEDCEYAESCMSRSIGHCMTMGTASTMAVMVEALGLTLSGAAAIPAADSRKKIMAQLSGRRIVEMVRDDLTIDKILTREAFENAIKVNAAVGGSSNFLIHLVAIAGRIGVPLNLDDFDTLGSKIPLLLNLMPSGTYLMEDFYYAGGLPVILNELRDLLHQNVVTVTGKNHHENIRGATENYNTNVIASYGQPLIHEAGCVIVKGNLAENGAVIKPSAATPALMQHTGRAVVFESIEDYHARIDDPDLDIDETCVMVLKYVGPVGYPGMPEVGNMALPKKILQKGVRDMIRISDGRMSGTAYGTAVLHVSPESAIGGTLALVQDGDQIELNVAERKLHLHVSDDELAKRKEAWIKPVPAADRGYVSLYVNHVMGADKGADLDFLLGSSGSAVTRDSH, from the coding sequence ATGAAAAAGAAATTACGCAGTCACGACTGGTTTGGACGAAAAGACAAAGACGGTATTATTTATCGCAGCTGGATGAAAAATCAGGGCATGCCCACTGATATGTTCGACGGCCGGCCTGTAATTGGTATTTGTAATACGTTTAGCGAACTGACACCCTGTAATGCTCATTTCCGTGATCATGCGGAGGCTGTTAAAAAAGGAGTACTCGAAGCTGGTGGTTTCCCTGTGGAATTTCCTGTTATGAGTTTGGGTGAAACCCTGCTCAAGCCTACTGCCATGCTGTTCCGTAATCTGGCCAGTATGGACGCGGAAGAAAGCATCCGTGGTAATCCTATAGATGGAGTAGTGTTGTTGACGGGCTGCGATAAAACAACACCGTCTACAGTTATGGGCGCTGCCAGTGTAGGACTGCCCACGATTGTGGTGCCGGGTGGCCCGATGCTGAATGGACGGTATAAAGGTCAAACGATCGGTAGTGGCACCCATGTATGGAAGTTTGACGAAGACATGAAAACCGGTAAGATGACGCAGGAGGACTGCGAGTATGCCGAAAGTTGTATGAGCAGGAGCATAGGGCATTGTATGACCATGGGCACTGCTTCAACTATGGCGGTGATGGTAGAAGCGCTCGGACTTACTTTAAGCGGTGCAGCTGCTATACCGGCAGCGGACAGCAGAAAGAAAATAATGGCTCAGCTAAGCGGAAGAAGAATTGTAGAAATGGTGAGGGATGATCTTACCATTGATAAAATACTAACCCGGGAAGCTTTTGAAAATGCTATTAAGGTCAATGCCGCCGTTGGAGGATCGTCTAACTTCCTGATACATCTGGTTGCTATAGCTGGGCGTATAGGCGTACCACTGAACCTGGATGACTTTGATACATTAGGTAGTAAAATTCCGCTATTATTAAATTTGATGCCTTCGGGTACTTACCTGATGGAAGACTTTTACTATGCCGGCGGGTTACCTGTTATTTTAAATGAATTAAGAGATCTGCTTCATCAAAATGTAGTGACCGTTACCGGCAAAAATCATCATGAGAATATCCGCGGTGCTACAGAAAATTATAATACTAATGTTATAGCCAGTTACGGGCAGCCGCTGATACATGAAGCCGGCTGCGTAATCGTAAAAGGTAACCTGGCAGAAAATGGTGCGGTGATCAAACCCTCAGCTGCTACTCCCGCCCTGATGCAACATACCGGCCGTGCTGTAGTATTTGAAAGCATAGAAGATTATCATGCCCGTATAGATGACCCGGATCTGGATATTGATGAAACCTGTGTAATGGTACTAAAATATGTGGGACCTGTTGGGTACCCTGGTATGCCGGAGGTAGGAAATATGGCCTTGCCTAAAAAGATCCTGCAAAAAGGTGTAAGGGATATGATACGTATCAGCGATGGTCGTATGAGTGGTACAGCTTATGGTACGGCGGTCTTACATGTTTCTCCCGAAAGTGCAATTGGCGGTACGCTGGCGCTGGTACAGGATGGCGATCAGATAGAGCTAAACGTAGCCGAAAGAAAGCTGCACCTGCATGTTAGTGATGACGAACTGGCTAAGCGCAAAGAAGCGTGGATAAAACCGGTTCCGGCCGCTGACAGGGGGTATGTAAGCCTGTATGTAAATCATGTAATGGGCGCGGATAAAGGGGCGGACTTAGATTTCTTACTGGGTAGCTCGGGCAGTGCAGTAACAAGAGATTCTCATTGA
- a CDS encoding fumarylacetoacetate hydrolase family protein — translation MKLYRTSRGPVVEKNNAFYLLAEDWLSLVNNDSVIAHINTLIASVPGSGSALLADVLAPITPKQELWACGVTYLRSKVGRQEESKDSGGSDFYAKVYEAERPEVFFKATYHRIAGDQGKVRIRKDSEWDVPEPELTLVVASSGKIIGYTIGNDMSSRSIEGENPLYLPQAKTYDGCAALGPCIYLTNEILPADLTIRLCIIRDNAVVFDEMIAIGQMKRKIDELVSFVYKECSFPAGCLIMTGTGIVPPNSFTLQEGDEIRISIREIGTLTNWVSG, via the coding sequence ATGAAGCTATACAGAACCAGCAGAGGTCCGGTTGTCGAAAAAAACAATGCTTTTTATTTACTGGCAGAAGATTGGTTATCTCTTGTTAACAACGACTCGGTGATAGCGCACATTAATACACTTATTGCTTCAGTACCCGGCTCCGGTTCAGCATTGCTAGCCGATGTACTCGCGCCGATAACGCCTAAGCAGGAGTTGTGGGCCTGCGGCGTTACGTATCTGCGAAGTAAGGTGGGCAGACAGGAGGAAAGTAAGGACAGCGGCGGCAGCGATTTTTATGCAAAGGTTTACGAGGCAGAGCGTCCTGAAGTGTTTTTTAAAGCCACTTATCACCGTATTGCCGGTGATCAGGGAAAAGTACGGATCCGCAAAGATTCCGAATGGGACGTACCCGAACCGGAACTGACTTTGGTCGTTGCTTCTTCAGGAAAAATCATAGGTTACACTATCGGCAATGATATGAGTAGCCGGAGCATCGAAGGTGAAAATCCATTGTACCTGCCACAGGCAAAAACATATGATGGCTGCGCGGCTTTAGGACCATGTATATACCTTACCAATGAAATACTACCTGCTGATCTTACGATCCGGCTGTGCATTATACGGGATAACGCTGTTGTTTTTGACGAAATGATTGCCATCGGCCAAATGAAACGTAAGATAGATGAATTGGTGTCGTTTGTTTACAAAGAATGTTCCTTTCCCGCCGGTTGCCTCATTATGACGGGAACAGGTATTGTACCACCTAACAGCTTTACTTTACAGGAGGGTGATGAAATTAGGATATCCATCAGAGAGATCGGTACATTAACGAATTGGGTATCCGGATGA